TTAGCAAAGTTTCATGAAAGAAAACAATGATGAAAAAAACGTGCACATCacaaagattttttttatagaaacatcTTTCTAACCTTGAATTTCACAGAAGCTATACCAATAACAACAAAAATCATATACTATTAATATTTGTCAATTGGTTTATCTAAGATCGGATGGTGCTATCTTAAAATTTGACaatttggtagttttggaaatACATGCAAAACCGTAGGCGATCTATAAAAAACAGAGAGCAGCAGACCATAGCTTCAATAAATTCTTTTCTGAAACGGAATATGAAAAGAATATGATACTTACTTGCAACAACATTTAAACGGGTTGGCCATCAACCCTGATTTCCAGATGGCGATGGTGGTTGCGCCACTCCGAATCAATACGTAGTTCTGGGCAATCATTAACATCGAGTTCCTTCAATGCATCCATAGAGGGCAGACGCTTCAACTTGTTGCAATTCCGTAGAAATAACTCTGTTAGAGATGAGAGGTTCCCCAACCATTGGGCCAATTCTTCTACTCCTATATTCTCCAACGTTAACCAATAAAGAGCAGTGAGATTTTGAATGGATTGGGGCAGCCACTCCCAATTTTCCACCCCCTTCAACTTTAAGCCACTAAGTGTGTTGCAGCATCTTTGCAGCATCCCATCCACAGTCTCTGCAATGCTAACACTATCCTCTCTTGACCATTCCACACTCACATCTATGCTTAATGTGCTCAAGCTGCTAAGATCCCAACTCTCAACACTACCACTACTAGCAGCCATCAATTTAGGAACACCTATGATTATCAAATATGTGAGACAAGTAGATGATTTAGCGAGGCTGTCAATTAGCATTGGTAGATTCTTTAGCCTCCTTAATCCTACCAATCTAAGATCCTCAATTGTAGGGGCCCACGACTCTAGCATTTGACACGGCAATTCCATCAGCTCTCCGCAGTCTACAATGTTCAGCCAACGGAAGATCCCCTGTGATTGTCTTGCTCCACCACTTGGATTCCCAATCGACTTCAGATTCTCACAATTCCTAATTTCCAACACCACCAGAGAATTGAGGGTGTCAACACCATCTGGTAATTCCCTCAACAAAGGACATTTTGATATGTACAAATATGAGAGTTTCTGATTGTTATAGAATATCCATTCCGGCAGGCAATCCAATGCCTTTAACTCTTCTAATCGGAGTGACGTTAAATGATTGAATGAAGTATTTATATACCTCACCTTCTTCAATCCTTCCAATGAAAGAGACTTGAGATTAGACAAGAGCTCCAGCTTTGGAATTTCCTCAATTTCTGAGCACCTGTAGAGTGTTAATTCAATCAAGTTGTCTTGTGGTACCCAAGATCCTTGTGGCCCATCACGTACTTCCATCTTCTCAGCCCATGTTGGAAGTCTTTTGCCTTTGAATCCTGAAATCTCCAACTTCTTCAGATAGGCATGAGGTTGGAGACCTTCCAACACACTCTCATCATTTCTTTCATCTTCTCTATCATAAACCCATGCAAACTCCAAATCTAATAAGTTTGGTTTTTGAAATATATTTGCTTTCAGAGACTCTTCCTTATCACGCACCTCCTCCAGATTACGAATTACTAGTTTTCCTTTGAGATTCTTCAAATTTCCGAGCTCTTCAATTTGGTAGCCCTTCTCTTTGCCTACTGTGAAGTAAGGTAGTGTTTGAAGACTAGTTAATCTCCCAATCTCAGCTGGCAACTTTGTATTAGAACCAATATAAAGATGCCTTAGGTTAAACATATACTTCAACGTACTTGGCAGATTCTCTAAGCTCCAGCGTGCTCTTAATGTTTGCAAGTGATGGAGTTTACCAACCCATTTCGGCAAGTTTACAATTTCTGTATCATAAATATTCAGATTTCTCAAATGTACCAACTCCCTAATTGAATTGGGCAACTCTTTATACTCACCAGAAAGAGTCAGATTATGCAAACACTCAAAGCTTGAGAACTTAGTACAAGAAGTTCCACCTTCCAAGAATAATGTACGCAAATGGTTGGCCACATTTTTTGGTATAGGACTTGATTCTTTTTTCAGAAACATGTATCGAGCAGGGGTACTGTCATCTGCATTATTGGATAAGACAGAAAATGCAAGATCATGCACAAGATCATGCATCACACACTTTGAAACACTTTCAGAATCGTCTTTCTCTGCAACTTGTAACAAAGAGTTTTGTAGAAGCACATTAAAAAACATGTTACCCACAGACTCCATGTCATCTCTTCGGGTAGGTTGAAGAAACCCTTCTGCCATCCATAGTTCAATCAACTCTTCCTTAACGATTTCCAAACCTTTGGGGAAAACCGAACAAAACGTGAAACATTTCTTGAGCGACGGTGAGGATAGGTGATCATAGctcaatttcaatatttttgagatattttcacCGCCTTCATCATCCGAAAGCCAATTTTCATTGATGAAGTGCCACTCTTCTTCGGACTTACCGCGAAGCACTCCCCCGACTACATTGGCAGCTAGGGGCAAACCTTTGCATCTTTTTGCAATCTTTCTTCCAATCATCTCGAATCCTGATGGAACTTCACCATTTTTATCAAAATGTTTGGCTTTGATTATAGACCAACAATCTTCATCTGATAAGCCATTCAAatgatgaatatgaaatggGTTAACAATGGAAGCAACTTTTGCACTCCTAGTGGTGACGATAATGCCATTTCCGTTAGTAGAAGTAACTCCCAGTACGGAGTTTATAAAGTCTTCCCATTTCGAAACATCATCATTCCATACATCATCAAGAACAAGGAGATAAGTTTTACCCTTGAGAGCTTCTTGAAGCTTTTCCAGAATATCATCTCTGTTCTCAACTCCATCACTAGCCTTTTTAGTCACCTTATAAAGTATTTTGTTGAAAAGACTAATTGCATCAAAAGTTTGAGAAACATGAACCCAAATTAGTGATCCGAATCGAGCCTTTACCCTCTCATGATTAAAGACTTTTCTAGTCAATGTAGTTTTCCCCATACCCCCCATTCCCACAAGAGCAACAATGGAGAAAACCCGTTTCTCTTCCATTGGGTGGGTCTGAGTGAGCATGTCAACTACTTTAGGCAGATCGTCATCTCTTCCAATAAAGATTGGATCAAGACTGAACGAATCCGTCTCAATGGAAGTATGAGCAACAGCAGCAGCAGATGCATTCACAATCATGCTTTGAAGGCCAAGATTTGTTGCCCTTTTGTTCATAGACTCAAAAGTAGCATTGATTTGTTTGATTGTGTGAGCCATATTACGCCGGTGCAAAATGCCATTAAAGGATGAGAAGCATGATAGTACCTTATCCTTGGATGATTTCATCTTTTGTACTTTTTTGTGGAGAAGATGATAGCTGAGTTTATCCAAGACATTGTCAGCATCGAAAGCCACGGCTTCAAGCTCCCTCAACCATTTCTTGACAACATCTTGTGTGATGGATTTCTTCTCAGCATCATTCAAGTAGGCTTGAATCATCCCCAAAGTCCTCTGCAGCTGCTGTGCATCTTCATCGAGACCTCGAAGCAGAGAGTACTCATCCTTGAAAAGGTTGATCAGGTTTTGGACAAGAACTTCAATGGCTGCTGAAGACACTCCTTCCATGGCTTTACAAAGAGAGATCTATAAAATGATTGTAAGAATGCTTGTAAACTTGTGGATTATATACAAACACTACTCTCTAATCTCTTCTACGTTATGACACCAATTTTCCTTCACAATCATATTTGGGCTCACATATAAACAACTAAGGATTCATGATGGTTAAAATCTAACGGTTGTATGGATTTATACTCAAAATtctttaaatttcatttttcttaaaGTATTCTGTTAATTAATTTGTGAGCTTGGCGCAATTCTTGATAAGCAATAATCATAAGCAATTTGGGTTGATATGAAATATATATACTAAGTATGAAATTAGagaaaacacacaacacataaaTAAGATAGGGCAATCCATCAACAGAAAatggaaaatggaaaatgaaatACTACTTACTTGCTGCAGAATTCAATCGTATGGTAATGAAATtgctctctcaatctctctgaTTAATTTCAAATATTGAGAATTAGAGTTTGGGGTAGCAAAACAAGATTATCTTAGCAGGGCATGAATTATTGAAAAGCTAAAGCTAGTGGCtgatttaaaattatattattgaCCTTAAAATtagtcattatttaatttataatttgtagACTCTTGTTCGACGAGGGCCCACAGTTCTAACAACTACTGTCTACTAGTAGtggtcttttttttttgtagaaaaATAATTGTcctataatattaataaattaaagaaataaagaaGAATTTAATAGGCAAGATCCTCTTTTCCAACTGCTACATAATAATCCACCATCCACGATCCTAATcatgcagtggcggatccaaggGGTAggtgggggcggtcgcccctacCCGACCGCCCGGAGAGCCTAAATTTTTCATTGAATCAATCCGAAAATAGGatatccgccccctccgtaGAGTATagaaataattttgttttcaataaatgtcatataaaatgtagtagtccaatggtttggttgttggatttttaactaagatgtctagggttcaatcctcaacaaaacatatttattttcatttttttttatcaattcatatttcttattattatcaaaataatacctttaaatactactaagttgcatatattatgttgttatatttattctttagttaaaatcatttttaattttgtgttaaagtctttttttatcctaaagtacttataatttgatctcatgcatcttaattattctctatataacaaaataaacattttaaatatttttgaaatataaatatttagtgctctacttatatcacttttgtatataatatttacagtgattttaaatgtacatatatttacactaattttatattttaaaatgaataatacatatttgcaagctaaagcatgtttatatttatataattttttattttaaaatgaataatacatatttgcaagctgaagcatgtttatattttattaatgaagctagtgcagtagtgctacttaaatattaatataatatttatttattttattattaaaaataatattaaattaaatatttaatatttaaatataagttcCGCCTCCGCCATTTTCgggtcctggatccgccactgtaaTCATGAgtgttaattaatactccatccatccgtccaatgatttttaaattaattatttcattaaaaCAATTGGAGTTTTGTAGCATCGGcagttttaataaattaaaaccaAGGAGTTTTATATACTTCATGTCCTAATATGATACctatattatttttgtttgtacTAAAGAAGGTGATTTATTTCTTActatatttactttatttcattttgttcccttttcttttaaaaaataaaactatataaaattcTTTGTCATccaaaaaaatgtcattttaccTGTAAAGAAGAATATATGAGAGTATTAGTTATAGTCCATGGTGCAAACTACAACGTGATAGCATTATggtacaaaaaaaaacaagaagaatataTGGGAGTATTTAGTTGCTATTGAAccacaaataataaattaacCGGTGTTTTCATCTACTAAACCAGTTTATAGTTGTTCATAATATGGTCACATAGATGCATCctattaaaaaacaaaacactatTATATCAGAGCTGCATTTATTGAAAAGCTAAAGCTAATGGCTAATTAAAAATTAACGGCTTGTggttaaactttttttttatcattttttcacGGATTAATTTAGGGtttaattataaatttcttAAATTCATGCACCCTTGTTGCATGCTTAATCTTAACCATTAACTTTTTGGGCCTTTTTCATTTTAGCTTGGGCCTCGAATAAACTTAGCCTtttctttttgaaaattttgtgcAAGTTTTATTGATCTcattatgattttattaattttcaataAAGGTGATTTAACTCATACATACATTTGGACTCAaccttcctttttttttggatCAACCACTATTTAAATGCATAATTAAAGAATACGAGTTTAGTTCATTGTAAGGGCTTTTTAATTGACTACACGACTTTGATTAAACATCTGACAGAATGGATAAGTTACTCCTGCATTATGATTTCCACtaacattatattatattatattataagtTATCCCCACCTGTATTACGATTCCCACTCATCATACTATAAGTTATTCACATCACTTTTCTCTCTCAAGCAGAAAGCAGATTGAAATAAAGTTAAAAAGTAAAAGGGAATCATGTGTATTTGTTTATGACTAAATTAATACAATCTCTCTCTCACACCACACTGTCAATTATGGTTTCTTTTGTCCTTAAAAAATTTGTTTTGGGTTCGAAATTATTTTAacggaaagaaaaaataatatattggGCCTATATAACTTAACTCATAATCACATTTGGGATCAACCTCCCTTTTCTCTTTGGGCCTCAATTTAACTTACATCataatttactttatttctttttttatcttatttttctcTACTTAACAAATAAAActctataattaaaattctttGACATCTAGAAAATGCTATCTTCACTGGGACGGAAGAAGTTAGTATTTAAAACATGTGTCTTCGGAAGAAGTAATTTGGTGGCAAGAGTTGCTGCTAGTTTAAATGATccttattatttattattcgatTTTCATAGTCAGATATGTAACACATGCCTTATAGAGACAAGTAAAAGCAAGCACACAAGCATTACTTCCACATTGTTACATACAATGCGTTGATGAATGGATATTGTTTACAGGGAGAATGGATAAGGCTAGAAACATTTTCCAACTAGCGGTGAAATCCGGCATCAAGCCTGATATTACAAGCTACAATAGTTTGATGAACGGGTACTGTAAAATGGGACGAATTGATGAAGTTTGTCGTCTTTTTACCATGATTCACGCCAATGGGTTAGAGTGCGGTGTGATTTCTTATAACATAATGGTGGAGACTTTATTTCGTCATGGTCGATGTGAAGAGGGCTTGAAGTTGTTCAAAGAGATGGAAGCTCTACAAGTTTATCCAGATACAACAACTTATGGAATCTTGTTACATGGTTTGTTCAATGCTCATCGTATTGATGAAGCATTATCCATGTTATATACCATGGAAAACAAAGGTTGCTTGCCTGATGTTGTGATATATACAATTCTTATTTCTGCCCTTTGTGGAGAAGGGCGGATAGGAGAGGCTAAAAATTTGATGGTGCAAATGGTGATCAAGGGGTGCTTGCCCGATAGTGTGACTTGCAATATTTATGTTCAAGCTCTTCTCAAAAGGAGCAAGATGGACGATGTGATTCTTGTCTTGAAAGAGATGACTGCAAATCATACAAGTTTGGCTTCTGAAATATATTTGCTTTCAGAGCCTCTTCCTCATCACGCACATTCTGCAGATTATCACTAGTGATCCTTTGAGATTCTTTAAACTTTCGAGCTCTTCAATTTGGTAACCCTTCTCTTTGCGCACTGTGAAGTGGGGCAGTGGTTGGAGATTAGTTAATCTCCCAACCTCCGCTGGCAACTTTGTACGAGAATGGATATGAAGATGCCTTAAGTTAAACATACATGGCAGATTCTCTAACGCCCAACATGCTCTTAATGTTTGCAAGTGATGGAGTTCATCAATCCATTTCGGCAACTTTACAATTTCTGCATTTGAAATATCTCAAATGAACCAACTCCCTAATTGAATTGGGAAACTCTTTATAATCACCAATAAGAGTCAGATTATGCAAACCTTTACAGTTTGAGAATACGATACCAGATATTCCACATTCGATGAATAATGGAGATGCTTTAAGTGAAACATGTACTTCAACGTACCATGgcagtttttttaatttccgcATTGTTCTTAATGTTTGCAAGCGATGGAATTCACCAATTCACTTTGGCAAATTTACAATACTTGTATCTGAAATCAAAATCATGTCTTTGAACTCTGCCTTGATTTTCCGATGTTTTCTGTCAAAATTGTTGGTTTAAATCCCTAAATTATCACTCTTTTCTCAATGCTAGTCACCAAGTTCGATGCTTTGCCGCTTATCCCAGGTTTGATTTCAGCTGTATACGTGAGCCCGATGATGCGGTCGATCAATTCCGGAATATGTTGAGAATGCATCCGCCCCCTTCTGTTATCGATTTCACCAAGTTATTGTCTGCTGTGGTCAAGATGAAGCAATACTCACTTGCACTTCACCTGTTCGACGAAATGCTTCGAAGGGGTGCTCCTGTAAATCACTATACCTTGCGTATTGCGATCGATTGCTTCTGCCGACTGAAAAGACCTGATTTTGGGTTTGCCATTTTAGGCAGTTTCTTTAAACGTGGGTATGAGCCTGATGTGGTAACTTTTAACACTCGGGCTTGTATTGGTCAGAAGGATCCCAGAGGCAGCAAAGCTATGTTGGAAGTTGTCTGCGGAGCAACTGTGCAATCCTGATGAACGTGCCTATGGTGCTTTGATTAATGGGTTATGCAAAGCTGGAGGTACTCTTAAGGCGCTTGAATTGCTTAGTCAATTGGAAAAAGGAAGTTGCAAACCTGATGTTTATGCTTACGGCATAGTTATTGATGGTCTATGCAAAGATAGAAAGGTCGACGAAGCCCTCCAACTTTTCTCCACCTTGGGTGAGAAGGGGATTTCACCCGATGTTGCAACATAATAATTGAAGGGTTATGCAATCATAGTAGAGGGAAGGAGGCTGAAGACATGTTAAGGAAGATGATATCGAATAAAGTCCGCCCAGATGTGGTTACTTTTAGTATTTTTGTGGATGCTCTTTGCCGAGAGGGAAGGATGGAAGAGGGCGAGCATATGCTAGTCACTATGAAGCAAATTGATGTTCAACCGAATATTAATGAATTGATAAAGGGATATAGTTTGCTGGGAGAAATGGATAAAGCTAGACACATTTTCCAACTAGCGTTGAAATCCGGCATCAAGCCTGATGTTAGAAGCTACACTAGCTTGATGAACGGGTACTGTAAAATAGGACGAGATGATGAAGTTTGTCGTCTTTTTACCATGATTCACGCCAATGGGTTATAGCGATGTGATTTCTTATAACGTAATGCTGGAGACTTTATTTGGTGATGGTCGATGTGAAGAGGGCTTGAAGTTGTTCAAAGAGATGGAAGCTCTACAAGTTTATCCTGATAGAATTAGGTATGGAATCCTGTTACATGGTTTGTGCAATGCTCATCGTATTGATGAAGCATTTTCCATGTTGCGTGCAATGGAAAACAAAGGCATCTTTCCAGACATAGTTTCTTATAACATCCTCATTGAAGGATTGTGCAAAGATGGTAAACTCAGACAAGCAAGGAATGTGTTTGACGAGCTTCCTTCCAAAAATGTGCAGCCTGATGTTATAGCATATACAAGCCTTATTGCTGCAATGTGCAAAGAAGGGCGGATAGAAGAGGCTAAGGATTTGATGGTGCAAATGGTGAAAAAGGGGTGCTTGCCCAACAGTCTGACTTACAATATTTTTGTTCAAGCTCTTCTCAAAAGGAACATGATTGACGATGCGATTCTTGTCTTGAAAGAGATGACTGCAAGAGGGGGATGCACACTTGGCTCTACCACTTTTACGATGCTGATTGAACCTCTACGAAGGGAGGATAATGATGGTGTTCTATTTGATTTGGTTATGAAACTTTTACCAAAGAAGGTGTAGGTTAATCTAGTTTGGATGATATGTTGTGGTTCATGATACTGATTAACCCTGAAACGTGAACGACCAACTGCAAGTCTCTTGAGTGGAGTAGTTGCTGCTGCATGTTCTTTTCCCACGGAACCGAGATGTGGAAAGAAGAAgcggagggagggagggaggttGGAGATACACATACAGGTACATATGAATTTAATTGTTGTTATATTCATTCATACAGGTACATATGAATTATACTCATAGATTCAGTTTTGTTTAACTAAGACATTTTAGTATTCTTTGAAATCATACAAATCATTGAAATGCTTAGCAAAATTCAGACATAAGATTATCTAAACACATAATCTAAGTTCATTGAAGGTGTATGTTAATCAAGTTTGGATGATATGCCGTggtactatttattattattattattattattatttattttggtaaagtagtatttattattttaagagTGTAAAAGTTCTTATTTGGATATTTAGATATTGAGTTTAAATGCTTGAATTGTATTTTTTGATCAAAGACACTACTTAGATATTTGAAGAAATGATTACTTGGTTTCTCATTGAAAAGAATTTAACTATTCGCAATCACAGTTGGCGTCTCCAGAGCAGGAGATCTCAATTGCGCGAGGATCTCGTTTATTCCATGGTAGAGGGAAACACGACAAAGTCCTGAAACCAAGAAAGTGAAGGACCAACTGCAAGTCTGTCAAGTGGAGTAGTTGCTGCTGCATGCTGTTTTCCCTCAGAACCGAGATGCGGAAAGACGAAGCAGAGGGATGGAGGGTGGAGATACATACAGGTACATATGATCAGATAAATAGAAGAACATATGTGTAGTATAAGAACACACTCTTAACTTGGATCAGATAAATAGAAGAACACACTCTTTGTAACTAGAAGAATTTGCATATTCTGATTTATATAGTTCTATAGCTTTCCCCTCATTTCCTACCATGTGTTGTTTCTTCAATCCCCACACA
This DNA window, taken from Salvia splendens isolate huo1 chromosome 18, SspV2, whole genome shotgun sequence, encodes the following:
- the LOC121777553 gene encoding putative disease resistance protein RGA4, whose translation is MEGVSSAAIEVLVQNLINLFKDEYSLLRGLDEDAQQLQRTLGMIQAYLNDAEKKSITQDVVKKWLRELEAVAFDADNVLDKLSYHLLHKKVQKMKSSKDKVLSCFSSFNGILHRRNMAHTIKQINATFESMNKRATNLGLQSMIVNASAAAVAHTSIETDSFSLDPIFIGRDDDLPKVVDMLTQTHPMEEKRVFSIVALVGMGGMGKTTLTRKVFNHERVKARFGSLIWVHVSQTFDAISLFNKILYKVTKKASDGVENRDDILEKLQEALKGKTYLLVLDDVWNDDVSKWEDFINSVLGVTSTNGNGIIVTTRSAKVASIVNPFHIHHLNGLSDEDCWSIIKAKHFDKNGEVPSGFEMIGRKIAKRCKGLPLAANVVGGVLRGKSEEEWHFINENWLSDDEGGENISKILKLSYDHLSSPSLKKCFTFCSVFPKGLEIVKEELIELWMAEGFLQPTRRDDMESVGNMFFNVLLQNSLLQVAEKDDSESVSKCVMHDLVHDLAFSVLSNNADDSTPARYMFLKKESSPIPKNVANHLRTLFLEGGTSCTKFSSFECLHNLTLSGEYKELPNSIRELVHLRNLNIYDTEIVNLPKWVGKLHHLQTLRARWSLENLPSTLKYMFNLRHLYIGSNTKLPAEIGRLTSLQTLPYFTVGKEKGYQIEELGNLKNLKGKLVIRNLEEVRDKEESLKANIFQKPNLLDLEFAWVYDREDERNDESVLEGLQPHAYLKKLEISGFKGKRLPTWAEKMEVRDGPQGSWVPQDNLIELTLYRCSEIEEIPKLELLSNLKSLSLEGLKKVRYINTSFNHLTSLRLEELKALDCLPEWIFYNNQKLSYLYISKCPLLRELPDGVDTLNSLVVLEIRNCENLKSIGNPSGGARQSQGIFRWLNIVDCGELMELPCQMLESWAPTIEDLRLVGLRRLKNLPMLIDSLAKSSTCLTYLIIIGVPKLMAASSGSVESWDLSSLSTLSIDVSVEWSREDSVSIAETVDGMLQRCCNTLSGLKLKGVENWEWLPQSIQNLTALYWLTLENIGVEELAQWLGNLSSLTELFLRNCNKLKRLPSMDALKELDVNDCPELRIDSEWRNHHRHLEIRVDGQPV
- the LOC121776974 gene encoding pentatricopeptide repeat-containing protein At3g22470, mitochondrial-like, whose amino-acid sequence is MDKARNIFQLAVKSGIKPDITSYNSLMNGYCKMGRIDEVCRLFTMIHANGLECGVISYNIMVETLFRHGRCEEGLKLFKEMEALQVYPDTTTYGILLHGLFNAHRIDEALSMLYTMENKGCLPDVVIYTILISALCGEGRIGEAKNLMVQMVIKGCLPDSVTCNIYVQALLKRSKMDDVILVLKEMTANHTSLASEIYLLSEPLPHHAHSADYH